From Gimesia panareensis, the proteins below share one genomic window:
- a CDS encoding lactate racemase domain-containing protein → MEQPHQTLTEQEVIQWFEVHLPVEDYRDKRILLIVPDATRTAPLPLLFSTFHRLLSPVAKQIDVLVALGTHPPMPEADICRLLGISESDRQTKYKDVGLYNHEWDNPDRLTEIGTLTKEDTAAISEGLLEMEVPVTINSRIRDYDLLQVMGPVFPHEVVGFSGGSKYFFPGISGPDLLNFFHWLGALITNVGIIGVKHTPVREVVNRSAAMIPIEKRCITFVVAPDSSLYGLFYGSPESAWESAANLSGQIHIKRKPQPFKQVLSCAPLMYDELWVAGKCMYKLEPVVADGGELIIYAPHMKEISVTHGKLIEEVGYHVRDYFTKQWDRFQDYPWGILAHSTHVRGTGTFEDGIERPRVQVTLASQIPPELCEKINLGYRDPGTIDVESFADREEEGILLVRKAGEHLYRLENE, encoded by the coding sequence ATGGAACAACCGCACCAGACTCTTACCGAACAGGAAGTCATTCAATGGTTTGAAGTCCACCTTCCCGTTGAAGACTATCGCGATAAACGAATTCTCCTCATCGTCCCGGACGCCACCCGCACAGCACCACTGCCGCTGCTGTTTTCCACCTTCCATCGCCTGTTGAGCCCGGTTGCAAAACAGATCGATGTGCTGGTCGCACTCGGCACACACCCTCCCATGCCGGAAGCGGACATCTGCCGGCTGCTGGGAATCTCCGAATCTGACCGCCAGACAAAATACAAAGATGTCGGCCTGTATAACCATGAATGGGACAACCCTGACCGACTGACTGAAATTGGTACTCTGACTAAGGAAGATACGGCAGCCATTTCCGAGGGACTGCTGGAAATGGAAGTCCCCGTGACAATTAACTCCCGTATCCGGGATTATGATCTGCTGCAGGTCATGGGACCTGTCTTCCCGCATGAAGTCGTCGGTTTCTCAGGGGGCAGCAAATATTTCTTCCCCGGCATCTCCGGTCCGGATCTGTTGAATTTCTTCCACTGGCTGGGCGCCCTGATCACCAACGTGGGAATTATCGGCGTCAAACACACCCCGGTACGCGAGGTCGTCAATCGTTCCGCCGCGATGATTCCGATCGAAAAACGCTGCATTACGTTCGTCGTCGCCCCGGACAGTTCCTTGTACGGGCTCTTTTATGGATCACCGGAATCGGCCTGGGAATCCGCGGCCAACCTCTCCGGCCAGATTCACATTAAACGCAAACCGCAGCCTTTCAAACAGGTCCTGTCCTGTGCACCGCTGATGTACGATGAGCTCTGGGTCGCCGGGAAATGCATGTACAAGCTGGAACCGGTGGTCGCTGATGGCGGTGAACTGATCATTTACGCCCCGCACATGAAGGAAATCTCCGTCACGCATGGCAAGCTGATTGAAGAAGTCGGCTACCATGTTCGCGACTACTTCACCAAACAGTGGGACCGGTTTCAAGACTATCCCTGGGGGATCCTGGCTCATTCCACGCATGTCCGCGGCACCGGAACATTCGAAGACGGTATCGAACGCCCCCGGGTACAGGTGACGCTGGCCTCTCAGATTCCACCTGAACTCTGCGAAAAAATTAACCTCGGCTATCGTGACCCCGGCACAATCGATGTCGAATCCTTTGCAGACCGCGAAGAGGAAGGAATTCTCCTGGTCAGAAAAGCAGGGGAGCATCTTTACCGTCTGGAAAATGAATAA
- a CDS encoding inositol monophosphatase family protein: MTIHSEQFELKARLELALTASEKASELILKYYQSPELKVDRKSDDSPVTIADRGAEELLREEITMAFPDDSIMGEELPPVEGSNAFKWILDPIDGTKPFTQGVPLFGTLLGLEENGKLVMGVCRFPALDEVVYAIKGDGAWWKIRGQEPRRARVSDKTKLSESVFCTTTMTRWETIGKQPAYEYLCRNSYLARGWGDCYGHMLVATGRAEVMVDPVLSPWDAAALLPILEEAGGHWIDFDGNPSIYTGNGLAVNDALKDEVLQIIAQK; the protein is encoded by the coding sequence ATGACTATTCACTCAGAACAATTTGAACTGAAAGCCCGCCTGGAACTTGCTTTGACCGCCTCTGAAAAGGCCAGCGAGCTCATCCTCAAATACTATCAGTCCCCCGAACTGAAGGTAGATCGCAAGTCAGACGACTCACCGGTCACTATCGCCGACCGAGGGGCAGAGGAATTGTTGCGGGAAGAAATCACCATGGCGTTTCCTGACGACAGCATCATGGGTGAGGAATTACCGCCGGTCGAAGGTTCAAACGCATTCAAGTGGATTCTGGATCCGATTGACGGCACCAAACCGTTCACACAAGGTGTGCCCCTCTTCGGAACCCTGCTGGGGCTGGAAGAAAACGGAAAGCTGGTGATGGGGGTCTGTCGCTTCCCCGCGCTGGACGAAGTGGTCTACGCGATCAAAGGAGATGGTGCGTGGTGGAAAATCCGGGGCCAGGAACCGCGTCGCGCCCGGGTTTCGGACAAAACGAAACTGTCAGAGTCGGTCTTCTGCACCACGACCATGACCCGCTGGGAAACGATCGGCAAACAACCCGCTTATGAATACCTCTGTCGCAATTCCTACCTCGCACGCGGCTGGGGAGACTGCTACGGTCATATGCTGGTTGCCACCGGTCGGGCCGAAGTCATGGTCGACCCGGTACTCAGCCCCTGGGACGCAGCAGCCCTGCTGCCGATTCTGGAGGAAGCCGGCGGACACTGGATCGACTTTGACGGTAATCCTTCGATCTACACCGGCAATGGACTGGCCGTCAATGACGCTCTGAAAGACGAAGTGCTGCAGATCATCGCACAGAAATAG
- a CDS encoding metal-dependent hydrolase → MAGYKEHISVSGLLGVAYGSAASLFFGFTPTQGILSGVLCWVGGMLPDLDSETGRPIKELFSLTAAVASFVAMRCSIHKGLDPDDAILMAVVTYAAVRYGGSAILSKFAVHRGMFHSIPALLIAGEAVFLAYISDSFAVKFLMAGGISLGFLSHLVLDEVYSVERKGVTIRLKKSAGSALKWFGNGLFGNAVAYAILLTMTYITLVDSGVLIPPPQQARPIQKSEPPVKQAVPTKITERL, encoded by the coding sequence ATGGCCGGCTACAAGGAGCACATCAGCGTCAGTGGATTACTGGGGGTCGCTTACGGCTCCGCCGCCTCCCTGTTTTTCGGCTTCACACCCACTCAGGGAATTCTGTCCGGAGTGCTGTGCTGGGTGGGCGGCATGTTACCCGACCTCGATTCGGAAACAGGGCGGCCGATCAAGGAACTTTTCAGTCTGACCGCAGCCGTCGCCTCATTCGTGGCCATGCGCTGCAGTATTCATAAAGGTCTGGATCCCGACGATGCCATCCTGATGGCGGTCGTGACCTATGCCGCTGTCCGCTATGGCGGATCTGCTATTCTGTCCAAGTTCGCCGTCCATCGGGGTATGTTCCACAGCATACCCGCATTGCTGATCGCCGGCGAAGCGGTCTTTCTGGCTTATATCAGTGATTCGTTCGCTGTCAAATTTCTGATGGCCGGCGGAATCTCACTGGGGTTCCTGTCCCACCTGGTGCTGGACGAAGTTTACAGCGTGGAACGCAAGGGTGTGACGATTCGTCTGAAGAAATCAGCCGGCAGCGCGCTGAAATGGTTTGGCAACGGTCTGTTCGGAAATGCAGTCGCCTATGCGATTCTGTTGACCATGACCTATATCACCCTCGTCGATTCCGGCGTGCTGATCCCACCGCCACAACAGGCCAGGCCGATTCAGAAATCAGAGCCGCCCGTCAAACAGGCTGTGCCTACGAAAATCACCGAGCGTCTCTAA
- a CDS encoding carbon-nitrogen hydrolase family protein: MIIAGVQMDVVLMEKAENLRRMIEKIRETSSEGAELTVFPECALTGYCFDNLAEAIPYAETIPGPSTAALQEVCQELNHSVVVGMLEQAEEGVYNAAVLITPQGVLGSYRKIHLPYLGVDRFATPGDRAFAVYEHPSARIGLNICYDSAFPESSRVMTLQCADLIILPTNWPSGAECVAEHAINTRAMENGIFYCAINRVGEERGFRFIGKSRICGPAGETLATSVGTEEEILYATFDPTRARNKRVDRVPDKHVIDRLADRRPEMYGLIVEPHGLKPPHRG, from the coding sequence ATGATCATAGCCGGCGTGCAGATGGATGTCGTTCTGATGGAGAAAGCAGAAAATCTCCGTCGGATGATCGAGAAAATCCGAGAGACGAGTTCAGAAGGAGCAGAACTGACGGTCTTCCCCGAATGTGCGCTGACCGGCTATTGCTTTGACAACCTGGCAGAAGCGATTCCTTATGCGGAAACCATCCCAGGCCCTTCCACCGCAGCCCTGCAGGAGGTCTGCCAGGAACTGAATCACTCTGTCGTCGTCGGGATGCTGGAACAGGCGGAAGAGGGCGTGTATAACGCTGCGGTGTTGATCACTCCCCAGGGAGTTCTGGGCAGCTACCGGAAAATTCACCTGCCCTATCTCGGAGTCGACCGCTTCGCCACTCCCGGTGACCGGGCATTTGCCGTTTACGAACATCCCTCTGCCCGCATCGGCTTGAATATCTGTTACGACAGTGCCTTTCCGGAATCTTCCCGGGTGATGACACTCCAATGCGCCGACCTGATTATCCTGCCCACCAACTGGCCCAGCGGTGCAGAATGCGTGGCCGAACACGCGATCAATACCCGCGCCATGGAAAATGGGATCTTTTACTGTGCCATTAACCGGGTGGGGGAAGAACGCGGCTTCCGGTTCATCGGCAAGAGCCGCATCTGTGGACCTGCAGGCGAGACATTAGCCACCTCGGTCGGTACGGAAGAAGAAATCCTGTATGCCACCTTCGATCCCACGCGGGCCCGCAACAAACGGGTGGACCGGGTTCCCGATAAGCATGTCATCGATCGCCTGGCAGACCGACGTCCTGAAATGTACGGCTTGATCGTAGAACCACATGGATTAAAGCCACCACACCGGGGCTGA
- a CDS encoding YfhO family protein has protein sequence MQTRLLQNLTAALALLIVAAVCFQTLLVHPTDVLVGTQNRGHNDTTNYFIASKSFQEQSFQQFHEFPYWNPYSLLGMPELGNPQSSMFYPVNWVFFFFSAATTISWVMVLHHWLAGCGAYLLARKYQLSFFSALLSGIIFLAAPYFAAKTGEGHFTAVTQIAWFPWILYGYELLREGSRKAVPLLVIAISLAFFCGHVQELYFLLLFLSASLVVEAVLAWVGRKSLNESETVETSPPVSGGKLLKDWGMAGLLTLGLVAIDLIPIFIFTRQAVRTGGIDLTALNDGSLSLTSLLQLLDPFVWGGPEKYAGPGFYYWEAVCSFGCLPLFLAILGVVSAYSQRTVIRLTLIGLAAFLLSFGPNLPFYAVVHQIIPGISMFRIPGRLIWICSLAVALLAGFGSEWVYQIFQTTNRKTYRLIAGICFVTGLVTLGGLLIASQGYLPLPRSSGPEFRIQLSYCLLGILGLSLAIFLGSLSRKAALGGMLTLCLCCTAELAWYNFQIYQTIPQSGIRDETPISVYLNEHLQGQRVLVNQVLLSDREAWQNRIYKIQGYEPVPLVRLGLLAAATFPEKHNAIVMAGYNSPDLKQANGPLLDLMNVKYAVLPTREPVELEGWRTVLQGTVPQEFTPRGSKPRQIPFVILENENPLPRAFVVGQTRALNPDQDSRKIVSTLEKLKPRQELLLQQDLLPSGKREPFQAARIHDEKPNSLRIEAHLNAPGYLVISDIYYPGWTAHLGEQELPVLPADYALRAIPLPAGQHEVQLSYVPPGYQLGRVISLTALAVLFVLLVTAFRSPAKPAGD, from the coding sequence ATGCAAACCAGACTGCTTCAAAATCTGACAGCTGCCCTGGCACTGCTGATCGTGGCGGCAGTCTGTTTTCAGACTCTCCTGGTTCATCCGACGGATGTCCTCGTGGGAACTCAGAACCGGGGCCATAACGATACGACCAACTACTTCATCGCCTCCAAAAGTTTCCAGGAACAGAGCTTTCAGCAGTTTCACGAGTTTCCCTACTGGAATCCCTATTCGCTGCTGGGGATGCCGGAACTGGGAAATCCTCAGTCTTCGATGTTCTATCCCGTAAACTGGGTCTTCTTCTTTTTCAGCGCAGCGACCACCATCAGCTGGGTGATGGTGCTGCATCACTGGCTGGCGGGCTGTGGTGCGTATCTGCTCGCTCGAAAATACCAGCTGAGTTTTTTTAGTGCGCTGCTGTCGGGGATTATTTTTCTGGCAGCCCCGTATTTCGCCGCCAAAACCGGTGAAGGCCATTTCACAGCCGTCACGCAAATCGCCTGGTTCCCCTGGATCCTGTACGGCTACGAACTGCTGAGAGAGGGCAGCAGAAAAGCAGTTCCCCTGTTGGTGATTGCCATTTCGCTGGCTTTTTTCTGCGGTCACGTTCAGGAACTCTATTTTCTGTTACTGTTCCTTTCGGCTTCCCTGGTTGTCGAAGCGGTGCTGGCGTGGGTGGGTAGAAAATCCTTGAACGAGAGTGAAACCGTTGAAACCAGCCCCCCTGTCTCTGGAGGCAAGCTGCTTAAGGACTGGGGCATGGCAGGACTGTTAACCCTCGGTCTCGTCGCCATTGATCTGATTCCCATTTTTATCTTTACCAGACAGGCAGTTCGCACCGGCGGCATTGACCTGACGGCGTTGAACGACGGCAGCCTGAGTCTCACCAGCCTGCTGCAGTTACTGGATCCCTTTGTCTGGGGCGGACCTGAGAAATATGCCGGTCCTGGATTTTATTACTGGGAGGCGGTCTGCTCATTTGGATGCCTGCCTCTGTTTCTGGCAATCCTGGGTGTCGTGTCTGCTTATTCTCAGCGGACCGTGATCCGTCTGACTCTGATCGGTCTGGCAGCATTCCTGTTATCATTCGGTCCCAATCTTCCCTTTTACGCAGTCGTCCACCAGATCATTCCCGGGATTTCCATGTTCCGCATTCCCGGTCGGCTGATCTGGATCTGCTCACTGGCCGTGGCGCTGCTGGCAGGTTTTGGCAGCGAATGGGTTTATCAGATATTCCAGACCACGAACCGCAAGACGTACCGGCTGATCGCCGGAATCTGTTTTGTAACTGGCCTTGTCACACTGGGAGGACTGCTCATTGCCTCACAGGGTTATCTCCCCCTCCCCCGGTCATCCGGGCCAGAATTCCGCATCCAGTTGAGTTATTGTCTGCTGGGGATTCTGGGACTGTCCCTGGCCATCTTCCTGGGCAGTCTCTCCCGCAAAGCAGCCCTGGGCGGGATGCTCACTCTCTGCCTGTGCTGTACCGCAGAACTTGCCTGGTACAATTTTCAGATTTATCAGACGATTCCCCAGTCAGGAATCCGGGACGAAACTCCCATCAGTGTCTATCTGAATGAGCACCTGCAGGGACAGCGTGTACTCGTGAACCAGGTACTGCTGAGTGATCGAGAGGCCTGGCAAAATCGAATCTATAAAATCCAGGGCTATGAACCGGTCCCACTGGTACGACTTGGCCTGCTGGCCGCAGCGACATTCCCGGAAAAACATAACGCGATCGTGATGGCAGGCTATAATTCGCCCGATCTTAAGCAAGCAAACGGTCCACTGCTGGATTTAATGAATGTCAAATATGCCGTGCTGCCCACCCGGGAACCGGTTGAACTTGAAGGCTGGCGTACGGTTTTGCAGGGAACGGTACCTCAGGAATTCACCCCGCGTGGTTCCAAACCACGCCAGATTCCGTTTGTGATCCTCGAAAACGAGAACCCGCTTCCCCGCGCATTCGTAGTGGGCCAGACGCGTGCCTTGAATCCGGATCAGGACAGCCGAAAAATCGTCTCAACACTTGAGAAACTCAAGCCCCGCCAGGAACTGCTTCTGCAACAGGATCTGCTTCCATCCGGTAAACGGGAACCCTTTCAAGCTGCCCGGATTCACGATGAAAAACCCAATTCGCTACGGATTGAAGCCCATCTGAACGCCCCGGGATACCTGGTAATCTCTGACATTTATTATCCGGGCTGGACAGCACACCTGGGTGAGCAGGAATTGCCAGTTCTGCCCGCCGATTATGCATTGCGCGCCATTCCACTCCCCGCCGGCCAGCATGAGGTGCAACTGTCGTACGTTCCCCCGGGCTATCAACTGGGCCGGGTGATCAGCCTGACCGCACTGGCGGTGCTGTTTGTGCTGCTGGTCACGGCGTTCCGCAGTCCTGCAAAACCAGCCGGGGATTGA
- a CDS encoding class I SAM-dependent methyltransferase, producing the protein MDPAHLTELIELEDNYWWHVCKRKLVTEILTREFPAPGLLIEGGIGSARNLLEFNRMGYDVIGFDLMEAAVEYGRSKGLDNVHVHELSQPWPVTPGSAKAVLLLDVMEHVEDPVQLLKNAAETLEPGGGIIITVPAYPWLYSDWDRKLGHFCRYTKAHFRENAKLAGLKVKWVTHWNSFTLAPAILLRGRDRLLNRQDDSPPRFGRVSRFTNACLMSCARIERTLIRSTGVPFGLSLVGVLTK; encoded by the coding sequence GTGGACCCGGCACATCTTACTGAACTGATTGAACTTGAGGATAATTACTGGTGGCATGTCTGCAAGCGAAAGCTGGTGACAGAGATTCTGACCAGAGAATTTCCCGCCCCCGGTCTGCTGATTGAAGGGGGAATTGGTTCAGCCCGGAACCTGCTCGAATTCAATCGTATGGGCTATGACGTCATCGGCTTCGATCTGATGGAAGCTGCGGTCGAATATGGTAGATCCAAGGGGCTCGACAATGTCCATGTGCATGAATTGAGCCAACCCTGGCCAGTGACTCCAGGGTCTGCGAAAGCGGTCCTGCTCCTGGATGTGATGGAGCACGTGGAAGACCCGGTACAGCTTCTCAAAAATGCAGCGGAGACACTGGAACCGGGCGGGGGAATTATCATCACAGTTCCCGCTTACCCTTGGCTCTATTCCGACTGGGACCGCAAACTGGGGCACTTCTGTCGCTATACTAAAGCCCACTTTCGTGAAAATGCCAAACTGGCCGGGCTCAAAGTTAAATGGGTGACGCACTGGAATTCCTTCACGCTCGCCCCTGCAATCCTGTTGCGAGGCCGAGACCGACTGCTGAATCGGCAGGATGACTCGCCTCCCCGTTTTGGTCGGGTTTCGCGGTTTACGAATGCCTGCCTGATGTCGTGCGCCCGGATTGAACGCACTCTGATCCGTTCAACGGGGGTCCCCTTTGGTTTGTCTCTGGTGGGGGTTCTGACCAAATGA
- a CDS encoding glycosyltransferase family 2 protein: MTSASFNTGNPDRKPITDVLISVVLPVFNEQSVLSQLQQSVEEALQTVGSQYEIIFVNDGSSDDSGQILNELAELNPRVRVLHFAKNFGHQAAVQAGLLHATGDAIVIMDSDMQDSPTAIVDFVETWQAGYDVVYAIRTKRKENAIKRWAFQTFHKTLNLISHTPIPRDAGNFGLVDRKVAIQIAQLNDRDRYFPGLRSWVGYRQTGIQVERLARYDENPRVSFVQLCRLAKTAIFSFSFLPLTVFYLIAALSSIVCLALIAFVLYHKLFTGLAIPGWASTTITASFFGALNALGIGILGEYVTRIYDQVRARPMFIVGTKTNFAHPEIEAPLLATQNQLQNEASAVSEESDREYSEQR; encoded by the coding sequence ATGACTTCTGCCAGTTTTAACACCGGGAATCCAGACCGCAAGCCGATCACAGACGTATTAATCTCCGTCGTGTTGCCCGTGTTTAACGAACAGAGCGTCCTCTCTCAGCTGCAGCAGTCGGTGGAGGAAGCCCTGCAGACCGTCGGCAGCCAGTATGAAATCATCTTCGTCAACGACGGTTCCTCAGACGACAGCGGGCAGATCCTCAACGAACTGGCGGAACTGAATCCACGCGTGCGGGTCCTGCACTTTGCCAAAAACTTTGGTCACCAGGCAGCAGTACAGGCGGGACTGCTGCACGCGACCGGCGATGCCATCGTCATTATGGATTCCGACATGCAGGACAGTCCGACAGCGATTGTGGACTTCGTAGAAACCTGGCAGGCCGGCTATGACGTGGTTTATGCGATCCGCACCAAACGCAAAGAAAACGCGATTAAACGCTGGGCATTTCAAACCTTTCACAAAACGCTCAACTTGATTTCCCATACGCCCATTCCCCGTGATGCCGGCAATTTTGGTCTGGTCGATCGGAAAGTCGCGATCCAGATCGCCCAGCTCAATGACCGGGATCGTTATTTCCCTGGCCTGCGTTCCTGGGTCGGCTATCGACAGACGGGCATCCAGGTTGAACGCCTGGCTCGCTATGATGAAAATCCGCGGGTCTCCTTTGTGCAGCTGTGTCGCCTGGCCAAAACAGCGATTTTTTCATTCTCGTTCCTGCCTTTGACCGTCTTCTATCTGATTGCAGCACTCTCTTCCATCGTCTGCCTCGCTCTGATCGCATTTGTGCTGTACCACAAACTGTTCACAGGGCTGGCCATTCCAGGCTGGGCGTCGACGACAATCACCGCCTCTTTCTTCGGCGCACTCAATGCCCTGGGAATTGGCATTCTGGGTGAATATGTGACGCGGATTTATGACCAGGTCCGGGCGCGGCCCATGTTTATCGTCGGTACGAAGACCAATTTCGCCCACCCCGAAATTGAAGCACCACTGCTGGCCACGCAAAATCAGCTGCAGAATGAAGCGTCTGCGGTTTCCGAGGAATCCGATCGGGAATATTCCGAGCAGCGTTGA